The genomic stretch AAGGGAAACTTGCCGACGCGAATGGCAATATTTTTGTCGCGGCAGGCCTGCTCGGACATGCCCACGCTGGCGACCTGCGGCTGACAGTAGGTGCAGGAAGGGATGGTGCCGTAATCCAGCGGCTCGGGATCCTGCCCGGCGATCTTCTCCACACAGATGATGCCTTCATGCGAAGCCACGTGCGCAAGCTGCGGCGGGCCGATCACATCGCCGATGGCAAAATAGCCCGGCGCACTGGTGCGGTAGAACTCATCCACCTTGATGAAGCTGCGGTCCGTGGCGGCGTTAACCTTTTCAAAACCCCAGCCTTCAATGTTGCCTGCAAAGCCGATAGCCACGAGGCAGACGTCACCGGAAAATTCCTGCGAACCTTCTCCCACCTTGGCCTTGACGATCACCTTATCGCCGACGACATTCACCGCTTCCACCGGAGTGGAGGTGCGGATGTCAATGCCCATCTTCTTGAGTGAACGCTGCAAGACGTTGCTGCTCTCGGCGTCTTCGATGGGCAGAATGCGCGGCAGCATTTCGATGACCGTGACCTTGGTTCCCAGTGCGGCGTAGAAATAGGCGAACTCGATGCCGATGGCACCGGCACCGATGATGACCATTTCCTTGGGCTGCTCGGGCAGAATCATGGCTTCATGATAGGTGATGACCTTCTTGCCATCGGTTTGCAGACCGGGAATGTTGCGGTTGACGCTGCCTGTGGCGATAATCACATTCTGTCCGCGCACGGTGGCGATAATATTCTGCCGCGTTTCCTTGTCCAGCACTTCGATTTCGCGATCCCGCACCACGC from bacterium encodes the following:
- the lpdA gene encoding dihydrolipoyl dehydrogenase; the protein is MANSVTDFDLVVLGGGPGGYVAAIRAAQLGIKTCVIDEQPLGGVCVNWGCIPSKALLMTASFYQDAQHLAPELGVQLDIKGLDWAQVIKRSRDVSSKNSSGVEYLVKKLGITRLDGHFRVVRDREIEVLDKETRQNIIATVRGQNVIIATGSVNRNIPGLQTDGKKVITYHEAMILPEQPKEMVIIGAGAIGIEFAYFYAALGTKVTVIEMLPRILPIEDAESSNVLQRSLKKMGIDIRTSTPVEAVNVVGDKVIVKAKVGEGSQEFSGDVCLVAIGFAGNIEGWGFEKVNAATDRSFIKVDEFYRTSAPGYFAIGDVIGPPQLAHVASHEGIICVEKIAGQDPEPLDYGTIPSCTYCQPQVASVGMSEQACRDKNIAIRVGKFPFTAAGKANAVGHTDGFVKLIFDEKTDRLLGAHIVGSEATEMIAELCLAKVLHATAYDIINTVHAHPTLTEAVMEAAEAAHGHAIHYLGRV